In one Corallococcus sp. EGB genomic region, the following are encoded:
- a CDS encoding carboxypeptidase-like regulatory domain-containing protein, producing MENQGPAKDVTWVFRVVDPQGHPVTGARVNVWRADQTPASEQPGTTDAQGTGRLHLKPGQYSAKVQAPGFVTAFHEDIRIPPESTPRLDLPLVRSVPPLEGWWMGKGSPCRASGSGSLLPTPRSPLFKPSAARRASSPSRMGPELLRALPRGPALDLLVAPARAARLLSPACVPRSQPT from the coding sequence ATGGAGAATCAGGGCCCGGCGAAGGACGTGACGTGGGTGTTCCGGGTCGTGGATCCGCAAGGGCATCCTGTCACGGGCGCACGGGTGAATGTCTGGCGCGCGGATCAGACGCCTGCATCCGAGCAGCCCGGCACGACGGACGCGCAGGGGACAGGACGCCTTCACCTGAAGCCGGGCCAGTACAGCGCGAAGGTCCAGGCGCCTGGCTTCGTGACTGCATTCCACGAAGACATCCGGATTCCACCGGAATCAACTCCGCGGCTCGATCTGCCGCTGGTTCGCTCCGTGCCCCCTCTGGAAGGGTGGTGGATGGGGAAGGGAAGCCCGTGCCGGGCGTCCGGATCCGGTTCGCTTCTGCCAACCCCTCGGTCCCCTTTGTTCAAGCCGTCAGCGGCGCGCAGGGCCAGTTCACCTTCGAGGATGGGACCGGAACTGCTTCGTGCACTTCCCAGAGGACCGGCGCTGGATCTACTCGTGGCCCCGGCCCGCGCCGCCCGTCTTCTCTCTCCAGCCTGTGTCCCTCGCTCCCAGCCAACATGA
- a CDS encoding adenylate/guanylate cyclase domain-containing protein, with amino-acid sequence MGEAFLRLTVVAPPADEGASAPAPTPSARHLPPTGSVALVFTDIQGSTRLWERCGQAMRDALELHDGVLRALLQGTGGYEVKSQGDALMVAFASPVEAVHWCLRAQEALLHASWPEALLEEPDAAEEHAPEGLTHRGLRVRMGVHVGEPDCRLDPSTHRLDYLGPPVNIAARVTAAGHGGQVLLSGAAWARIQPELAALGMPTARTLGTYRLRGVSESVPLVELVPASLAHRSFGPLRAPRERPGNVPTLRQDLVGRAEELDTLRQWMSEGARLITILGPGGMGKTRLATHFGAQESDAGTWEGGVWRCDLEEARTEGDLCHAVGRALGVPLTADGDGSMPAERLGCALAGCGDVLVILDNVEQVVRHVPGTLGRWRVLAPRARFLVTTREALRLPGERVLDLAPLGLPDPDETRWDVILRSDAVRLFVQRACEARGDFILSDAEAPRVADIVRQLDGIALAIELAAARVSVLGVEQLRERLSKRFDLLRMGRRDAPARQATLQGTIDWSWNLLEPAERAALAQCSVFRGGFTLEAAEAVLVLPEGAPDVLEVIHSLRSQSLICAREVDAPGCFLRLGLYESIREYAAMRLRELGDVAACEARHADTYLQVAGRLSERVQKTGGATALRRLALERENLLAACENAMAVRPATPESLGRALETLVVLEPDARTRGPVGLLVGPLERALEASAYVAVAPLKRAEALAVLGRAYLDAGQAEFARQALDEARGVFHTLGETASEKRVLVDLSIVARHAGDGTAAWTLMRDAQALPSGSDRWLEAYAVGNLGLLEQLRHGPEAAIPHLRASLALFHEVGDVTFEVGFLTNCAVAIGEAGDSGEAVMMLGEALGRALSVEDRSGQALARLNLGCYLMDAGGLSDACEHLEAAVRLSRLLGQRLMEGTALGELGRALLARGDWKQAREALAEAISILGRASRWQALRFIAHRAALEAACGELWAAREGFATLEGAPELREDPSLFQLVDLLRAALDLAEADAAPVQSAEGTRARAAARRRIEAARNAPREIVSSDLRGALRFLEARPGVTDPRVDA; translated from the coding sequence ATGGGAGAGGCCTTCCTAAGACTCACGGTCGTCGCGCCTCCGGCCGACGAAGGCGCCTCCGCTCCTGCCCCGACGCCGTCCGCCCGGCACCTGCCCCCCACCGGTTCGGTGGCGCTCGTCTTCACCGACATCCAGGGGTCCACGCGGCTGTGGGAGCGCTGCGGGCAGGCCATGCGCGACGCCTTGGAGCTGCACGACGGCGTGCTGCGCGCGCTGCTCCAGGGCACCGGCGGCTACGAGGTGAAGTCTCAGGGCGATGCCCTGATGGTCGCGTTCGCGTCGCCGGTGGAGGCGGTGCACTGGTGTCTGCGCGCGCAGGAGGCGCTGCTGCACGCGAGCTGGCCGGAGGCGCTCCTCGAGGAGCCGGACGCGGCGGAGGAGCACGCGCCGGAAGGCCTGACCCACCGGGGCCTGCGCGTGCGCATGGGCGTGCACGTGGGCGAACCCGACTGCCGCCTGGATCCGTCCACGCACCGGCTGGACTACCTGGGGCCTCCGGTGAACATCGCGGCGAGGGTCACGGCCGCGGGCCACGGCGGCCAGGTGCTGCTCAGCGGCGCGGCGTGGGCCCGCATCCAGCCGGAGCTGGCGGCGCTGGGAATGCCCACCGCGCGCACGCTGGGGACCTACCGCCTGCGCGGCGTGAGTGAAAGCGTGCCCCTGGTGGAGCTGGTGCCCGCGTCGCTCGCGCACCGCAGCTTCGGTCCCCTGCGCGCCCCGCGCGAGCGGCCCGGCAACGTGCCCACGCTGCGGCAGGACCTGGTGGGGCGCGCCGAGGAGCTGGACACCCTCCGGCAATGGATGTCCGAGGGCGCCCGGCTGATCACCATCCTGGGGCCCGGAGGCATGGGCAAGACCCGGCTGGCCACGCACTTCGGCGCGCAGGAGTCCGACGCGGGCACGTGGGAGGGCGGCGTCTGGCGGTGTGACCTGGAGGAGGCGCGGACGGAGGGCGACCTCTGCCACGCGGTGGGCCGGGCCCTGGGCGTGCCGCTGACGGCGGATGGAGACGGCAGCATGCCCGCGGAGCGGCTGGGCTGCGCGCTCGCGGGGTGTGGGGACGTGCTGGTCATCCTGGACAACGTGGAGCAGGTGGTGCGGCACGTGCCCGGGACGCTGGGGCGCTGGCGGGTGCTGGCGCCACGCGCGCGGTTCCTCGTCACCACGCGCGAGGCCCTGCGACTGCCCGGCGAGCGCGTGCTGGACCTGGCCCCGCTGGGCCTGCCGGATCCGGACGAGACCCGCTGGGACGTCATCCTGCGCTCGGACGCGGTGCGCCTGTTCGTGCAGCGCGCCTGCGAGGCGCGCGGCGACTTCATCCTGAGCGACGCGGAGGCCCCGCGCGTCGCGGACATCGTGCGGCAGTTGGACGGCATCGCGCTGGCCATCGAGCTGGCCGCCGCGCGCGTGAGCGTGCTGGGCGTGGAGCAGCTGCGCGAGCGCCTGTCGAAGCGCTTCGACCTGCTGCGCATGGGAAGGCGGGACGCGCCCGCGCGGCAGGCGACGCTGCAAGGCACCATCGACTGGTCCTGGAACCTGCTGGAGCCGGCCGAGCGCGCCGCGCTGGCGCAGTGCTCGGTGTTCCGGGGCGGCTTCACGCTGGAGGCCGCGGAGGCCGTGCTGGTGCTGCCGGAGGGGGCGCCGGACGTGCTGGAGGTGATTCACTCGCTGCGCTCCCAGTCGCTGATCTGCGCGCGCGAGGTGGACGCCCCGGGCTGCTTCCTGCGGCTGGGCCTGTACGAGAGCATCCGCGAGTACGCGGCGATGCGGCTGCGGGAGCTGGGAGACGTGGCGGCGTGCGAGGCCCGGCACGCGGACACGTACCTCCAGGTCGCGGGCCGGCTGAGCGAGCGCGTGCAGAAGACGGGAGGCGCCACGGCGCTGCGGCGGCTGGCCCTGGAGCGCGAGAACCTGCTGGCCGCGTGCGAGAACGCGATGGCCGTCCGCCCCGCCACCCCCGAGTCCCTGGGCCGCGCGCTGGAGACGCTGGTGGTGCTGGAGCCGGATGCGCGCACGCGCGGGCCGGTGGGGCTGCTCGTGGGACCGCTGGAGCGCGCGCTGGAGGCGTCAGCGTACGTGGCCGTGGCGCCGCTGAAGCGCGCGGAGGCGCTCGCGGTGCTGGGCCGCGCGTACCTGGACGCGGGGCAGGCGGAGTTCGCGCGCCAGGCCCTGGATGAGGCGCGCGGCGTCTTCCACACGCTGGGCGAGACGGCGTCGGAGAAGCGCGTGCTCGTGGACCTGTCCATCGTCGCCCGTCACGCCGGAGACGGGACCGCCGCGTGGACGCTGATGCGCGACGCGCAGGCGCTGCCCTCCGGAAGCGACCGCTGGCTGGAGGCCTACGCGGTGGGCAACCTGGGCCTGCTCGAACAGCTGCGCCACGGCCCGGAGGCGGCCATCCCGCACCTGCGCGCGTCGCTGGCGCTGTTCCACGAGGTAGGCGACGTGACGTTCGAGGTGGGCTTCCTCACCAACTGCGCGGTCGCCATCGGCGAGGCGGGCGACAGCGGCGAGGCGGTGATGATGCTGGGCGAGGCGCTGGGCCGGGCGCTGAGCGTGGAGGACCGCTCGGGACAGGCGCTCGCGCGGCTCAACCTGGGCTGCTACCTGATGGACGCGGGCGGCCTCTCCGATGCGTGCGAGCACCTGGAGGCCGCGGTGCGCCTGTCGCGGCTCTTGGGCCAGCGGCTCATGGAGGGCACGGCGCTGGGTGAGCTGGGGCGCGCCCTGCTCGCGCGGGGGGACTGGAAGCAGGCGCGCGAGGCGCTGGCGGAGGCGATCTCCATCCTGGGCCGTGCGTCCCGCTGGCAGGCCCTGCGCTTCATCGCGCACCGGGCCGCGCTGGAAGCCGCATGCGGAGAGCTGTGGGCCGCGCGCGAGGGCTTCGCCACGCTGGAGGGCGCGCCGGAGCTGCGCGAGGACCCCTCCCTCTTCCAACTGGTGGACCTGCTCCGCGCCGCGCTCGACCTGGCCGAAGCCGACGCCGCGCCCGTGCAAAGCGCCGAAGGCACCCGGGCGCGGGCCGCCGCGCGCCGCCGCATCGAAGCCGCCCGGAACGCCCCGCGAGAGATCGTGTCGTCCGACCTCCGCGGCGCCCTCCGCTTCCTGGAGGCGCGCCCCGGCGTCACCGACCCGCGCGTGGACGCGTGA
- a CDS encoding TIGR02452 family protein: MALNRVADETLHILEQGTYVPLSGHEVSIRDAMARAVGGTVLVRPGDFEHLTRPAPVPGFTVEVTPEKTGDAARRLVEQEGEARVLALNFASATNPGGGFLTGAKAQEEDLARCSALYPCLLKWPEYYDVNRKLRSPLYTDHFIYSPDVPFFRNERYDLLERPFLVSLLTAPAPNARQLPASDPEVARKLREVLFARALKVLQVAAHHGHRTIILGAWGCGAFRNNPHDAAEAFARGLTTMAGAFRRVVFAVYERDGKGPNLSTFRERFG; this comes from the coding sequence ATGGCATTGAACCGCGTCGCGGACGAGACGCTTCACATCCTGGAGCAGGGCACCTACGTGCCGCTGTCCGGGCACGAGGTCTCCATCCGCGACGCGATGGCGCGCGCCGTCGGGGGCACCGTGCTGGTGCGCCCCGGTGACTTCGAACACCTCACGCGGCCCGCGCCGGTACCGGGCTTCACCGTCGAGGTGACGCCGGAGAAGACGGGCGACGCCGCGCGCCGGCTGGTGGAGCAGGAAGGGGAAGCGCGCGTGCTGGCGCTCAACTTCGCGTCGGCGACGAACCCGGGCGGCGGCTTCCTCACGGGCGCGAAGGCGCAGGAGGAGGACCTGGCGCGGTGCTCGGCGCTGTATCCGTGCCTGCTGAAGTGGCCGGAGTACTACGACGTGAACCGCAAGCTGCGGTCGCCGCTGTACACGGACCACTTCATCTATTCGCCCGACGTGCCGTTCTTCCGCAACGAGCGCTACGACCTGTTGGAACGGCCCTTCCTCGTGTCGCTGCTGACGGCGCCCGCACCCAACGCGAGGCAGTTGCCGGCGAGCGATCCGGAGGTCGCGCGGAAGCTGCGCGAGGTGTTGTTCGCGCGGGCGCTCAAGGTGTTGCAGGTGGCGGCGCACCACGGGCACCGCACGATCATCCTGGGGGCCTGGGGCTGTGGCGCGTTCCGCAACAACCCGCACGACGCGGCGGAGGCCTTCGCGCGAGGCCTGACCACGATGGCGGGCGCGTTCCGCCGCGTGGTGTTCGCCGTGTACGAGCGCGATGGAAAGGGGCCCAACCTGAGCACCTTCCGCGAACGCTTCGGCTGA
- a CDS encoding ATP-binding protein produces MSAQTRLQVLREMMAEAFLALDAQGTIHELNHRAASLLGLPYGSCEGMTPWAAQPMLAGTTLHERILDALTTREPARFLAELPSGVWLELSVRPVGGETWVLATDITRRQRAESEVARTEERFRQLGERFQVALESAQMAVWETNLVTGQVFRSEGHDRLYGYPQPLAEWTHERFLASLHPDDRPAVEAQVSSIFHNDVLSYASTFRTHWPDGTWHWLNSRSRVIRDAQGKVMVVRGAILDITALKETEEALQEAVRTRDDFLSVASHELRTPLTSLRLQVDLLRRMSEGKGPEPVGSDKVKVRLDAADRQLKRLASLLDNLLDVSRIRTGKLDFELESGDLAPLVQDLVARFSDEAKQAAVELDARVEGPAPCRFDRIRMEQVVSNLLSNALRYGQGTPVHVTLRQQDGQLRLTVRDGGPGVPVAERERIFQRFAQVQGSARTGGLGLGLYIVQQILEAHGGRVWVEDAPGGGAAFMVTLPVAGT; encoded by the coding sequence ATGTCCGCGCAGACCCGCCTGCAGGTGTTGCGGGAGATGATGGCCGAGGCGTTCCTCGCGCTCGATGCGCAGGGAACCATCCATGAGCTCAACCACCGTGCCGCGTCGCTCCTGGGCCTGCCGTATGGCTCCTGCGAGGGCATGACGCCGTGGGCGGCGCAGCCGATGCTGGCCGGCACGACGTTGCACGAGCGCATCCTGGACGCGCTCACCACGCGCGAGCCGGCGCGGTTCCTGGCGGAGCTGCCGTCGGGCGTGTGGCTGGAGCTGTCCGTCCGGCCGGTGGGCGGGGAGACGTGGGTGCTGGCCACGGACATCACCCGCCGTCAGCGCGCGGAGTCCGAGGTCGCGCGCACCGAGGAGCGCTTCCGCCAGCTGGGCGAGCGCTTCCAGGTGGCGCTGGAGTCCGCGCAGATGGCGGTCTGGGAGACGAACCTCGTCACCGGGCAGGTGTTCCGCTCGGAGGGGCACGACCGGCTCTACGGCTACCCGCAGCCGCTGGCGGAGTGGACGCACGAGCGGTTCCTGGCGTCGCTGCATCCGGATGACCGGCCTGCGGTGGAAGCGCAGGTGTCGTCCATCTTCCACAACGACGTGCTGTCGTACGCGTCCACGTTCCGCACGCACTGGCCGGACGGCACGTGGCACTGGCTCAACAGCCGCTCGCGCGTCATCCGCGACGCGCAGGGCAAGGTGATGGTGGTGCGCGGGGCCATCCTGGACATCACCGCGCTGAAGGAGACCGAGGAGGCGTTGCAGGAGGCGGTGCGCACGCGCGACGACTTCCTGTCGGTGGCGAGCCACGAGCTGCGCACACCGCTCACGTCGCTGCGGCTGCAGGTGGACCTGCTGCGTCGCATGTCCGAGGGAAAGGGCCCGGAGCCCGTGGGCTCGGACAAGGTGAAGGTGCGGCTGGACGCGGCGGACCGGCAGCTCAAGCGGCTGGCGTCGCTCCTGGACAACCTGCTGGACGTGAGCCGCATCCGCACGGGCAAGCTGGACTTCGAGTTGGAGAGCGGAGACCTGGCGCCGCTGGTGCAGGACCTGGTGGCGCGCTTCAGCGACGAGGCGAAGCAGGCCGCGGTGGAGCTGGACGCGCGCGTGGAGGGGCCGGCGCCGTGCCGGTTCGACCGCATCCGGATGGAGCAGGTGGTGAGCAACCTCCTGTCCAATGCCCTGCGCTACGGCCAGGGCACACCGGTGCACGTGACGCTGCGCCAGCAGGACGGTCAGCTGCGGCTGACGGTGCGGGACGGAGGTCCCGGGGTCCCCGTGGCCGAACGCGAGCGCATCTTCCAGCGCTTCGCCCAGGTGCAGGGCTCCGCGCGCACGGGGGGCCTGGGACTGGGGCTCTACATCGTGCAGCAGATTCTCGAAGCGCACGGCGGCCGCGTCTGGGTGGAGGACGCGCCCGGCGGCGGCGCGGCGTTCATGGTGACGCTGCCAGTGGCGGGGACGTAG
- a CDS encoding collagen binding domain-containing protein, with the protein MGIVVGVLACAGTSNPKPVATSEVVRTESAPASVLLTVVAKDAAGQPLPEIEFRIRNAMATPLNGAWGTTADGGRGQLWLTPGWYVLTAQASGYQGFVDPDVRLGRDHPATVTMTLRPSVPVAGRVVDSAGKPLRAVSLSWIPSDTTAPRLDVVGNPDGTYLFEGMGPGPGVLLARRKGYSDERREFNAPPADLTLVMREQGALRVTAFARDGRRVDSPEVKVKALDPVAKDRAWIDDHVKDARMYRGLEAGRYRVTFTHSIEGNAEWTTSAEVEVAAGQTRELALRFDGAGLRAPLRGRVVGGDGRPLEDVWVNASVGAPEQDVFASRNATRSDADGRFTFEQLPRGPVRVSTVRGRGAKVELEPDAKDVSVECHPDTFVEGRVLGPGGKPLTRFKVNSEDYEDPEGRYRYVLEDAWPQGLAFAAEGLALTRRRVEPREGGTVHLPDVILKESRTVRVRLMREDGQPALSKGRVGLRPPPGRESTFAWSQSFLKVDADGRYVLDDVPREPFILKAETQEEGTASQPVDVDVEEVTMPLVPDAFVAGTVADEAGRPLQGFSLMTGCEVYPDRMPETDAEGRFRLPVVPGRECILRIVRNGGPAGWPSPPLRVFWPQRFSSGRPGGTVRVDLRPRNGPAAVEVSFPGAGEWDWVFLVPGDVPMPPTADAMSALMDAAVEQDSAPADQRPERQVENWEARSWSKPRFSQLPLGRYTVFVLEGRFDPVVLRYPVNLTEPGVLRFETKRPEVGGVHFVH; encoded by the coding sequence GTGGGGATCGTGGTGGGGGTGCTCGCGTGCGCGGGCACGTCGAACCCGAAGCCGGTGGCGACGTCCGAAGTGGTGCGCACCGAGTCGGCGCCCGCGTCCGTGCTGCTCACGGTGGTGGCGAAGGACGCGGCGGGCCAGCCGCTCCCCGAAATCGAGTTCCGGATCCGCAACGCGATGGCGACGCCTCTCAATGGCGCCTGGGGCACGACGGCCGATGGGGGACGGGGCCAGCTGTGGCTGACGCCCGGGTGGTACGTGCTCACGGCCCAGGCCTCGGGCTACCAGGGCTTCGTGGATCCGGATGTCCGGCTCGGGCGTGATCATCCGGCGACCGTGACAATGACGCTGCGGCCCTCCGTTCCGGTCGCGGGGCGCGTGGTGGACAGTGCGGGCAAGCCTCTGCGGGCCGTGTCGTTGTCGTGGATTCCCTCGGATACGACGGCGCCCCGATTGGACGTCGTGGGGAACCCGGATGGGACCTACCTGTTCGAAGGCATGGGGCCGGGCCCGGGGGTGTTGCTCGCGCGTCGCAAGGGTTACAGCGATGAGCGCCGGGAGTTCAACGCGCCCCCGGCGGACCTGACGCTCGTCATGCGCGAGCAGGGCGCGCTGCGGGTGACGGCGTTCGCTCGAGATGGGCGTCGGGTGGACTCGCCGGAGGTGAAGGTCAAGGCGCTCGATCCCGTGGCGAAGGACCGGGCGTGGATCGACGACCACGTGAAGGACGCCCGGATGTACCGGGGCCTGGAGGCGGGACGTTACCGGGTGACGTTCACTCATTCGATAGAGGGGAATGCGGAGTGGACGACCTCTGCGGAGGTGGAGGTCGCGGCGGGGCAGACCCGCGAGCTGGCGCTTCGCTTCGACGGTGCGGGGCTGCGAGCACCGCTTCGGGGCCGGGTCGTTGGCGGCGACGGACGGCCCCTGGAAGACGTGTGGGTGAATGCCTCGGTGGGAGCTCCGGAGCAGGACGTCTTCGCGAGCCGGAACGCCACCAGGTCGGATGCGGACGGCCGGTTCACGTTCGAGCAACTGCCGCGGGGGCCCGTGCGCGTGTCGACCGTGCGCGGGCGCGGCGCGAAGGTCGAGCTCGAGCCAGATGCGAAGGACGTGTCGGTGGAGTGCCATCCCGATACGTTCGTGGAAGGGCGTGTGCTGGGGCCGGGTGGAAAGCCCCTGACCCGCTTCAAGGTGAACTCAGAGGACTACGAGGATCCGGAAGGGCGATATCGGTACGTGCTGGAGGACGCCTGGCCCCAAGGGTTGGCCTTCGCGGCGGAAGGGCTTGCGCTCACGCGCAGGCGGGTGGAACCCCGGGAGGGAGGGACCGTCCACCTTCCGGACGTGATCCTGAAGGAGAGCCGCACCGTGCGCGTCCGGCTCATGCGGGAAGACGGGCAGCCGGCCCTGTCGAAGGGACGGGTAGGCCTGCGACCGCCGCCCGGGCGGGAGTCGACGTTCGCCTGGTCCCAGTCGTTCCTGAAAGTGGATGCGGACGGCCGATATGTGCTGGACGACGTGCCGCGCGAACCGTTCATCCTCAAGGCAGAGACGCAAGAAGAGGGAACGGCCTCACAGCCGGTGGACGTGGACGTGGAGGAGGTGACGATGCCGCTCGTCCCGGATGCCTTCGTGGCAGGCACGGTGGCGGATGAAGCGGGGCGTCCGTTGCAGGGCTTCAGCTTGATGACCGGGTGCGAGGTCTATCCCGACCGGATGCCGGAAACCGACGCGGAAGGCCGGTTCAGACTGCCCGTCGTCCCGGGGCGTGAGTGCATCTTGCGCATCGTCCGCAATGGAGGCCCCGCTGGTTGGCCTTCACCGCCGCTGCGCGTCTTCTGGCCCCAGCGCTTCAGCAGTGGCCGTCCAGGAGGGACGGTCCGCGTGGATCTGAGGCCGCGCAATGGACCGGCTGCCGTGGAGGTGTCGTTTCCCGGCGCGGGCGAATGGGACTGGGTCTTCCTCGTCCCAGGCGACGTTCCGATGCCGCCGACAGCCGACGCCATGAGTGCGTTGATGGATGCCGCCGTCGAGCAGGATTCAGCACCCGCGGACCAGCGGCCGGAGCGCCAGGTCGAGAACTGGGAGGCTCGCTCCTGGAGTAAGCCCCGATTCAGCCAGTTGCCCCTGGGGCGCTACACGGTGTTCGTGCTCGAAGGCCGTTTCGACCCCGTCGTGCTCCGCTACCCCGTGAACCTGACGGAGCCCGGCGTCCTCCGGTTCGAGACAAAGCGCCCCGAAGTGGGCGGCGTTCACTTCGTTCACTGA
- a CDS encoding YfhO family protein — protein MEPPASSERAEPRVPGPRAAWTVVGAALALTCLFFHRAVFSAQVFAGRDMLLVYAPLRRYWAQRVSGGEFPGWYPFDGLGQSFPGMMLSAAFHPSQWLGLVLSTGAAMKVSVLLCPPLALLGTYALLRLYAVPRAGAFFAGLAFAFSGYMVSLTSSLAYLMAGATLPFCLWAAIRFLRDATPARAAVAALGLGGVLLAGDTWAYAFANAFVLLLALTEAGPRAGLVRRGLVLVALGAGMAAPQLFAGVAVFAGGAPGASSVEDALRWSVDPLRLPELLLGPFLANPTVERAAPEALVKALLHTGGFSTLWSESLFIGVPVFVLAVAGLRFIPSRRWAPFGAAWTALLALALGSALPFYALLYRVLPLWRPFRYPEKLVVHLSLSLALLAGFGWKAIVASPERLRWTARAAGVLAALLALVAIAERMMGAWSHAFVLTRWPQVPAETLDTVSHAFSTAGFIAAGIAVGCALVLPGLAESRARMAMMMALQLGAAFTANEPLYIIGSEELLDTPPPFIETVKAWAARTGDTVPRVTSRVQRYRLPRFEGFEYQDSVALMSRAMLAPDSPALWGVGTAEAYLPAASPRLLHLQDDTPGLFTELLPVFGVRFSVYTPADYDALKHKPGTLVARDSVFELLLVEHPDARPRVSLAKPRCVPDAVAALGFLRDASLRARKAAVECGDVALAPASDAPLAGPLRVEVDAPEHLVVNVEASEDAVLLINDAWQPGWTAFLDGALTPLLPANVAVRAVPTPRGPHRVELRYRAPGVLPGLWLFAATCVGLAGAEVLRRRRLPRKTGTLAGVGS, from the coding sequence ATGGAGCCCCCTGCATCCTCCGAGCGCGCCGAGCCACGAGTCCCGGGTCCGCGCGCGGCGTGGACCGTCGTGGGCGCGGCGCTCGCGCTCACGTGCCTGTTCTTCCACCGGGCCGTCTTCAGCGCGCAGGTCTTCGCCGGACGAGACATGCTGCTCGTCTACGCCCCGCTGCGCCGCTACTGGGCGCAGCGCGTGTCCGGTGGCGAGTTCCCGGGCTGGTATCCCTTCGACGGTCTGGGGCAGTCCTTTCCCGGGATGATGCTGTCCGCGGCGTTCCACCCATCGCAGTGGCTGGGACTGGTGCTGTCCACCGGCGCGGCGATGAAGGTCTCCGTGCTGCTGTGCCCGCCGCTCGCGCTGCTCGGCACGTATGCGCTGCTGCGCCTGTACGCGGTCCCCCGGGCCGGTGCGTTCTTCGCGGGGCTCGCGTTCGCGTTCAGCGGCTACATGGTGAGCCTCACCAGCAGCCTCGCGTACCTGATGGCGGGCGCCACCCTGCCCTTCTGTCTCTGGGCGGCGATCCGCTTCCTTCGTGACGCCACGCCTGCGCGTGCCGCCGTCGCCGCGCTCGGCCTGGGCGGCGTGCTCCTGGCCGGAGATACCTGGGCCTATGCGTTCGCGAACGCGTTCGTGCTGCTGCTTGCGCTGACGGAGGCCGGACCTCGCGCGGGGCTCGTGCGACGGGGGCTGGTGCTCGTGGCCCTGGGCGCGGGGATGGCCGCTCCGCAGTTGTTCGCGGGCGTGGCCGTGTTCGCGGGCGGCGCGCCTGGCGCGAGCTCCGTCGAGGACGCGCTGCGCTGGTCGGTGGATCCGCTGCGACTGCCGGAGCTACTGCTCGGACCGTTCCTGGCGAACCCCACCGTCGAGCGCGCCGCACCGGAGGCGCTCGTCAAAGCGCTGCTTCACACCGGCGGCTTCTCCACGCTGTGGTCGGAGTCGCTGTTCATCGGCGTGCCCGTGTTCGTGCTCGCCGTGGCGGGGCTGCGCTTCATTCCCTCCCGCCGCTGGGCTCCGTTCGGAGCGGCGTGGACCGCGCTGCTCGCGCTGGCGCTGGGTTCCGCCCTGCCCTTCTACGCGCTGCTCTATCGCGTGCTGCCGCTGTGGCGGCCGTTCCGCTATCCGGAGAAGCTCGTCGTGCATCTGTCGCTGAGCCTCGCGCTGCTGGCGGGGTTCGGGTGGAAGGCCATCGTGGCCTCACCGGAGCGTCTGCGCTGGACGGCTCGCGCGGCCGGAGTCCTGGCCGCGCTCCTCGCTCTCGTGGCGATCGCCGAACGCATGATGGGCGCGTGGTCGCACGCGTTCGTGCTCACCCGCTGGCCTCAAGTCCCCGCTGAGACGTTGGACACCGTCTCCCATGCGTTCAGCACCGCGGGCTTCATCGCGGCGGGGATCGCGGTCGGTTGCGCGCTCGTGCTGCCAGGCCTCGCGGAGTCCCGCGCGCGCATGGCCATGATGATGGCGTTGCAGCTGGGCGCGGCGTTCACCGCGAATGAGCCGCTCTACATCATCGGCTCCGAGGAGCTGCTCGATACGCCACCGCCCTTCATCGAGACCGTGAAGGCCTGGGCCGCTCGCACCGGCGACACCGTTCCTCGCGTCACCTCGCGCGTCCAGCGCTACCGCCTGCCGCGCTTCGAAGGCTTCGAGTACCAGGACAGCGTCGCGCTCATGTCGCGGGCCATGCTGGCGCCGGACAGTCCCGCGCTGTGGGGCGTAGGCACCGCGGAGGCCTACCTCCCCGCGGCCAGCCCCCGGCTGCTGCACCTCCAGGACGACACCCCCGGCCTCTTCACGGAGCTGTTGCCCGTCTTCGGCGTGCGTTTCAGCGTCTACACGCCGGCGGACTACGATGCCCTCAAGCACAAGCCCGGCACCCTCGTGGCCAGGGACTCCGTCTTCGAGTTGCTCCTGGTGGAACACCCGGACGCCCGCCCGCGCGTGTCGTTGGCGAAGCCCCGATGCGTCCCGGACGCGGTGGCGGCACTCGGGTTTCTGCGCGACGCGTCCTTGCGCGCTCGCAAAGCCGCGGTGGAGTGTGGCGACGTGGCCCTCGCGCCCGCCAGTGACGCGCCCCTGGCAGGCCCGCTCCGCGTGGAAGTGGACGCGCCCGAACACCTCGTCGTGAACGTGGAGGCCTCCGAGGACGCGGTGCTGCTGATCAACGACGCGTGGCAGCCCGGCTGGACGGCGTTCCTCGACGGGGCGCTTACGCCTCTGCTGCCCGCGAACGTGGCGGTGCGTGCCGTGCCCACGCCCCGGGGACCCCACCGCGTCGAACTGCGCTACCGGGCCCCCGGCGTGCTCCCGGGCCTCTGGCTCTTCGCCGCGACCTGCGTGGGACTCGCCGGGGCCGAAGTCCTGCGCCGCCGACGACTTCCCCGGAAGACCGGCACACTCGCGGGAGTTGGAAGCTGA